One stretch of Clupea harengus chromosome 2, Ch_v2.0.2, whole genome shotgun sequence DNA includes these proteins:
- the LOC122133380 gene encoding GTPase IMAP family member 7-like, with amino-acid sequence MDLAAPNMGGESPGPAPAVSPAVSELRLVLLGGSTAGKRAAGNTILGTEEFGRQASTHTLTHTSTETQHSESRQGEVAGRRVTVVETPDWFCSGLSEKDLRQDVGLCVRLSAPGPHAFLLVIPVEPSEGEERMMLEKMEDMFGEGCWGHTLILFTHAEGLRERSVEELLQTGSQELQQLVEKCGNRCHLLRVKDRPSDTKITQLLEKIEEMVSGNRESFYSSETYQEAEKQLREIERRIQKEREVEDRKLMEERERREELDKHVQESLKKMEGEIQQHEGEIRTLNDKTTELERKMEEERDEEKKREMERQLKKEITQKEEMERKLIRVREKRERERREMEERHSEEMEELRESYERETRAEAERNLMKIILPELQKNISITKEKMEGEFNRQMEEKNREMEGLLETVHKLSRLVEEADHQRSLQS; translated from the exons ATGGATTTAGCGGCTCCAAACA tgggaggagagagtcctGGTCCAGCACCCGCAGTGTCTCCTGCTGTGTCTGAGCtgaggctggtgctgctgggggggagcacagctgggaAGAGGGcagcaggaaacaccatcctgggcacaGAGGAGTTTGGGAGgcaggccagcacacacacactcacacacacatccacagagaccCAGCACAGTGAGAGCAGACAGGGGGAGGTGGCTGGGAGACGGGTGACCGTGGTGGAAACTCCAGACTGGTTCTGCAGTGGACTCTCTGAGAAGGACCTGAGACAGGACGTGGGGCtttgtgtccgtctgtctgcccCAGGACCTCACGCCTTCCTCCTGGTGATTCCAGTGGAGCcgtctgaaggagaggagaggatgatgcTGGAGAAAATGGAGGATATGTTTGGGGAGGGCTGTTggggacacacactgatcctcttcACCCATGCtgaggggctgagagagaggagtgtggaggagttgctccagacagggagccaggagctccagcagctggtagagaaatgtgggaacaggtgtCATCTTCTCCGCGTTAAGGACAGGCCTAGTGACACTAAGATCACACAGCTGctagagaagatagaagagatggtgtcaggaaacagagagagcttctacagcagtgagacctaccaggaggcagagaaacagctcagagagatagagagaagaatacagaaagaacgagaggtggaggacaggaaactgatggaggagagagagagaagagaggaacttGATAAACATGTGCAGGAGTCTctgaagaagatggagggagagattcaGCAGCATGAAGGAGAAATTAGAACATTAAATGATAAAACAACAGAactggagagaaagatggaagaagagagggatgaagagaagaagagggagatggagagacagttGAAGAAAGAGATTacacagaaagaggagatggagagaaagctgatcagagtgagagaaaagagagaaagggagaggagagagatggaggagagacacagtgaggagatggaggagttgagagagagctatgagagagagaccagggctgaagcagagagaaaccTCATGAAGATCATCCTGCCTGAACTACAGAAAAACATCAGCATCAccaaggagaagatggagggagagttcaacagacagatggaggagaagaacagagagatggagggactgTTGGAGACTGTACATAAACTCAGCCGTTTGGTGGAGGAGGCTGACCATCAAAGATCACTTCAGAgttga